A region of Bactrocera dorsalis isolate Fly_Bdor unplaced genomic scaffold, ASM2337382v1 BdCtg041, whole genome shotgun sequence DNA encodes the following proteins:
- the LOC105232513 gene encoding protein mesh isoform X3 — translation MRFKILLAFVLACVLSTSVIGSENYSSELDTDSQAIDPKFKVSNDAELVEMIPEIVQEQVKPTTTTSPRPTTKTTTQKTKPPSPISPRPNNGVTPRNQTKSFLETAGALKVSEDFYLGELGFDISDDNGYDWSNPNNPVAPPVIPSHAAGGYVITSQRLQEIRSNLMYWYFDKDTNGGRGDYQYDIHASMTQLHKNLNFRLPFFGFVYNYTRLSLNGYLEFSDPPEYLTYPLVFPIKDWPKRRDPSFIGIWFSKCRVGRIYPTDIDQRTPGVYFRLERDLITRTDRFGVEVRERTMWDIREGVVGAETFIPKHVLIATWKNVSFAGGIDNALFTTNTFQMVLATDEVYTYAIYNYDLLKWSSNTEAGGDTTTGEGGVPAFVGFNAGNGTRSYEYTPYSQQMVIRDLTGRGWGNGFPGRHLFRIDEQILIGSCNKDIDASHLPLTFAPEAGNMLGGTVVNITGPCFDPKKRVTCHFDTEDVLGTYVNTNRVICVQPFLKAEGWVRFEISIGNQRFKWRGRYFVETPALATEKIFFETEDVHKKSPDQIQISWDPYNLTSNGNANIMISLWGYREVTIYPQLEYIDSIETGLTNTGSYVIYPKNYVNRNNYNNDLQFGFLQINLTNPEQYSGLKISPTLWSRPIPLGWYFNKQWERKHGLRWPEALCENWVRNDRYLRTFTGDLPLCPCTLEQAVYDKGRYRPDKECDKDSNPTCLRHKNAIHCVVSGNPVAEGAEQQCCYDRYGFLMLTQDQVWGSRPRRNHNLGKMPWNEAGKVPTLSNWFHDMRPWYSCCHWQKEQSVNCETFRFERRPTQDCVGYQAPGVSGVFGDPHFITFDGTQYTFNGLGEFVLSRSVAADRRFEVQGRFEQVPKNQYGAVMATQLTAMAMRGNTTTTIEVRLRPKFARWRYALDVLADGRRIYFDRESMRFQHFDGVTVYTPTYLLNQSQVVVMFDSGVGVEVVENEGFMTGRVYLPWDFINKTAGLFGNWSFNALDDFALPDGTVANLNLNNFQQIYYDFGLKWMLADRNIPGVGTALFSRENGRTASYYSNASFVPNFVKEPQDFLPSNRSYDVERAEELCGESYQCRYDYGMTLNTDMAHFTKNYYDSLVNIRNLNSKRVVSCGVLETPRFGRKLSFDFMPGAKIAFECNEGFVLMGDQRRECMANGLWNVPEYGYTYCLREVFYTRRVAFIAIAIIVCVICPLMICIVCGIYRFRQKQLKEDPAWQMTIPRSRASSRSNLRQLSGPDDDSDTDATGTLKKTKKWDLDDEDVTSSEGSENKDTKVASDIEYVNKTGDKPRQMGRRSLRTNSGTDHDQHEEDGTAIDEPAQAHVQGQAPDVTDTANRAAYNQPPSPETDEEPQHSSTLHQQYSPTFSGADSRNSSMNYQPNAAAQNRFGGVPVLPNNTQFFNRPPSNIPTGATSLPIRQAPTAAPITNTAMPLTQDNGLPSPPYAASPTPSVQRSTEV, via the exons atgcGTTTCAAAATCCTGCTAGCATTCGTGCTAGCCTGTGTCTTGTCGACATCAGTCATTGGAAGCGAGAATTATTCTTCGGAGCTCGACACCGATTCTCAGGCAATTGATCCCAAATTCAAGGTGTCTAACGATGCCGAGCTCGTTGAAATGATACCAGAGATCGTGCAGGAACAAGTGAAACCAACGACTACGACCTCCCCAAGGCCAACAACAAAGACCACAACACAAAAGACAAAACCGCCGAGCCCGATTTCTCCACGCCCTAACAATGGTGTGACACCTAGAAATCAAACAAAAAGCTTCCTGGAAACGGCCGGAGCCTTGAAGGTTAGCGAGGATTTCTATCTCGGCGAGTTGGGCTTCGATATCAGCGACGACAACGGATATGACTGGT CTAATCCCAATAATCCTGTGGCTCCACCAGTTATACCATCCCACGCTGCCGGCGGTTACGTCATTACCTCGCAGCGCTTACAGGAGATTCGTTCGAATCTAATGTACTGGTACTTTGACAAGGACACGAATGGCGGGCGCGGTGATTATCAGTACGACATACATGCCTCCATGACACAGTTGCATAAAAATTTGAACTTTCGTCTACCATTCTTTGGCTTCGTCTACAATTACACTCGA CTCTCGCTCAATGGCTATTTGGAGTTTTCCGATCCACCAGAGTATCTGACATATCCTCTGGTATTTCCCATAAAGGATTGGCCGAAGCGTCGTGATCCCTCTTTTATTGGTATATGGTTTTCCAAATGCCGCGTGGGACGCATATATCCGACAGACATAGATCAGCGCACACCTGGCGTGTACTTCCG TCTCGAACGTGATTTGATTACTCGCACGGACCGTTTCGGCGTCGAGGTGCGTGAGCGCACCATGTGGGACATACGAGAGGGCGTCGTGGGCGCAGAGACGTTCATACCGAAACATGTTCTTATCGCAACATGGAAGAACGTTTCATTCGCCGGTGGCATCGACAACGCGCTTTTCACG ACAAATACTTTCCAAATGGTTTTGGCCACCGACGAAGTCTACACATATGCCATATACAACTACGATTTGCTGAAATGGTCTTCGAACACCGAGGCAGGCGGTGATACAACCACTGGTGAGGGCGGTGTACCGGCTTTT GTGGGATTCAATGCAGGCAACGGTACGCGGTCCTACGAGTACACGCCCTATAGCCAGCAGATGGTGATACGTGACTTGACGGGGCGTGGTTGGGGCAATGGCTTCCCGGGCCGCCATCTCTTCCGTATAGATGAGCAAATCTTAATTGGTTCCTGTAATAAGGATATCG ATGCTTCGCATTTGCCGTTGACCTTTGCGCCCGAAGCCGGTAATATGTTGGGCGGCACTGTGGTCAACATCACTGGTCCCTGCTTTGATCCGAAGAAACGCGTTACATGCCATTTCGATACCGAAGATGTGCTGGGCACTTATGTGAATACAAATCGTGTTATCTGTGTGCAACCGTTCTTGAAAGCCGAAGGTTGGGTGCGCTTCGAAATTTCAATTGGCAATCAGCGCTTCAAATGGCGCGGCAGATATTTTGTAG AAACCCCCGCTTTAGCAACGGAGAAGATTTTCTTCGAAACCGAAGACGTCCACAAGAAATCACCCGACCAGATACAAATCAGCTGGGATCCTTATAACTTAACCTCAAACGGCAACGCCAATATAATGATATCACTTTGGGGATACCGCGAAGTTACCATATA TCCGCAACTGGAGTATATTGACTCAATCGAGACTGGCCTAACCAACACCGGCTCCTATGTGATTTATCCGAAAAATTATGTCAACCGCAATAATTACAACAACGATCTGCAATTCGGTTTCCTGCAAATAAATCTAACGAATCCAGAGCAGTATTCCGGCCTGAAGATTAGTCC AACGCTCTGGTCACGTCCCATCCCTCTGGGCTGGTATTTCAATAAGCAATGGGAGCGCAAGCACGGACTGCGTTGGCCTGAGGCGCTGTGTGAGAATTGGGTACGAAATGACCGCTATTTGAG AACGTTCACTGGGGACTTGCCGCTTTGTCCGTGCACACTGGAGCAGGCCGTTTATGACAAAGGACGATACCGACCAGATAAAGAGTGTGACAAGGACTCGAATCCGACATGTTTGCGGCACAAAAACGCCATACATTGCGTCGTCAGTGGAAATCCGGT CGCGGAAGGCGCCGAACAACAGTGTTGCTACGATCGCTATGGTTTCCTGATGTTAACACAGGATCAAGTGTGGGGCTCCCGGCCTCGACGTAATCATAATCTTGGTAAAATGCCTTGGAATGAGGCTGGTAAGGTGCCGACGCTTTCTAATTGGTTCCACGATATGCGTCCGTGGTACTCCTGTTGTCATTGGCAGAAGGAGCAGTCTGTAAATTGCGAAACTTTCCGCTTTGAACGTCGACCCACACAAGACTGCGTTGGCTATCAAGCGCCTGGTGTATCTGGAGTCTTCGGTGATCCACACTTCATTACTTTTGATGGCACGCAATATACTTTTAATGGCTTAGGTGAGTTTGTCTTGTCGCGTAGTGTGGCCGCTGATCGTCGCTTCGAGGTGCAGGGTCGTTTTGAGCAGGTGCCCAAAAACCAGTATGGTGCTGTGATGGCTACCCAGTTGACCGCTATGGCGATGCGTGGCaatacgacaacaacaattgaaGTGCGACTGCGGCCGAAATTTGCTCGTTGGCGCTATGCCCTGGATGTGTTGGCCGATGGGCGGCGTATTTATTTCGATCGGGAGAGCATGCGGTTTCAGCATTTTGATGGTGTCACCGTTTACACGCCCACTTATCTCCTCAATCAATCCCAAGTTGTCGTGATGTTCGATTCAGGCGTAGGTGTGGAAGTTGTTGAGAATGAAGGCTTCATGACGGGGCGAGTCTATTTGCCGTGGGATTTCATT AATAAAACAGCAGGATTATTCGGCAATTGGTCATTCAATGCTTTGGATGACTTTGCGTTACCCGACGGTACAGTGGCCAACTtgaatctgaacaatttccagCAGATTTACTACGATTTCGGTCTGAAGTGGATGTTGGCTGATCGCAATATTCCGGGTGTAGGAACGGCTCTATTCTCACGTGAAAATGGACGAACTGCCAGCTATTATTCGAATGCTTCATTTGTGCCGAACTTTGTAAAAGAGCCGCAGGACTTCTTGCCCTCGAACCGATCGTATGACGTGGAGCGTGCGGAGGAGTTATGTGGCGAAAGTTATCAATGTCGCTATGACTACGGCATGACCTTGAATACGGATATGGCGCATTTCACCAAGAATTACTACGACAGTTTAGTGAACATAAGAAATTTGAATTCAAA GCGCGTAGTTTCGTGTGGCGTTCTGGAGACTCCTCGCTTTGGACGCAAGTTGAGTTTTGACTTCATGCCAGGCGCCAAGATTGCATTCGAGTGTAATGAGGGATTCGTGCTGATGGGCGATCAGCGTCGTGAATGCATGGCTAACGGCCTTTGGAATGTTCCTGAGTATGGCTACACCTACTGTTTGC GTGAGGTATTCTATACACGTCGTGTCGCTTTTATTGCCATCGCCATTATTGTGTGCGTCATATGTCCGCTGATGATATGCATTGTTTGCGGAATTTACCGGTTCCGTCAGAAACAACTCAAGGAAGATCCCGCTTGGCAGATGACCATACCACGTTCGCGTGCTTCGTCACGTTCTAACTTGCGTCAGCTGAGTGGACCGGACGACGATAGCGATACGGATGCAACAGGCACACTCAAGAAAA CTAAGAAATGGGATCTGGATGACGAGGATGTGACCTCATCCGAAGGTAGTGAAAATAAAGATACAAAAGTAGCTAGCGATATTGAATACGTTAATAAAACAGGTGACAAGCCGCGTCAAATGGGCAGACGGTCGTTGCGCACCAATTCGGGCACTGACCACGATCAACACGAAGAGGACGGCACAGCCATAGATGAGCCGGCCCAAGCCCATGTGCAGGGACAGGCGCCCGATGTGACGGATACAGCAAACCGAGCCGCTTATAATCAGCCACCATCACCCGAGACGGACGAGGAGCCACAGCATAGCAGCACCTTGCATCAGCAATACAGTCCGACATTTAGTGGCGCCGATAGTCGCAACAGTTCCATGAATTACCAACCGAATGCAGCAGCACAGAATCGCTTTGGCGGAGTGCCGGTCTTACCCAATAACACACAGTTCTTCAATCGCCCGCCATCCAATATACCGACGGGTGCAACGTCTTTGCCGATACGCCAAGCGCCGACTGCAGCGCCGATAACGAATACGGCCATGCCACTGACACAAGATAACGGCTTACCGTCGCCTCCATATGCCGCCTCACCCACACCATCGGTGCAGCGTTCGACCGAGGTGTGA
- the LOC105232513 gene encoding protein mesh isoform X4, protein MRFKILLAFVLACVLSTSVIGSENYSSELDTDSQAIDPKFKVSNDAELVEMIPEIVQEQVKPTTTTSPRPTTKTTTQKTKPPSPISPRPNNGVTPRNQTKSFLETAGALKVSEDFYLGELGFDISDDNGYDWSNPNNPVAPPVIPSHAAGGYVITSQRLQEIRSNLMYWYFDKDTNGGRGDYQYDIHASMTQLHKNLNFRLPFFGFVYNYTRLSLNGYLEFSDPPEYLTYPLVFPIKDWPKRRDPSFIGIWFSKCRVGRIYPTDIDQRTPGVYFRLERDLITRTDRFGVEVRERTMWDIREGVVGAETFIPKHVLIATWKNVSFAGGIDNALFTTNTFQMVLATDEVYTYAIYNYDLLKWSSNTEAGGDTTTGEGGVPAFVGFNAGNGTRSYEYTPYSQQMVIRDLTGRGWGNGFPGRHLFRIDEQILIGSCNKDIDASHLPLTFAPEAGNMLGGTVVNITGPCFDPKKRVTCHFDTEDVLGTYVNTNRVICVQPFLKAEGWVRFEISIGNQRFKWRGRYFVETPALATEKIFFETEDVHKKSPDQIQISWDPYNLTSNGNANIMISLWGYREVTIYPQLEYIDSIETGLTNTGSYVIYPKNYVNRNNYNNDLQFGFLQINLTNPEQYSGLKISPTLWSRPIPLGWYFNKQWERKHGLRWPEALCENWVRNDRYLRTFTGDLPLCPCTLEQAVYDKGRYRPDKECDKDSNPTCLRHKNAIHCVVSGNPVAEGAEQQCCYDRYGFLMLTQDQVWGSRPRRNHNLGKMPWNEAGKVPTLSNWFHDMRPWYSCCHWQKEQSVNCETFRFERRPTQDCVGYQAPGVSGVFGDPHFITFDGTQYTFNGLGEFVLSRSVAADRRFEVQGRFEQVPKNQYGAVMATQLTAMAMRGNTTTTIEVRLRPKFARWRYALDVLADGRRIYFDRESMRFQHFDGVTVYTPTYLLNQSQVVVMFDSGVGVEVVENEGFMTGRVYLPWDFINKTAGLFGNWSFNALDDFALPDGTVANLNLNNFQQIYYDFGLKWMLADRNIPGVGTALFSRENGRTASYYSNASFVPNFVKEPQDFLPSNRSYDVERAEELCGESYQCRYDYGMTLNTDMAHFTKNYYDSLVNIRNLNSKRVVSCGVLETPRFGRKLSFDFMPGAKIAFECNEGFVLMGDQRRECMANGLWNVPEYGYTYCLREVFYTRRVAFIAIAIIVCVICPLMICIVCGIYRFRQKQLKEDPAWQMTIPRSRASSRSNLRQLSGPDDDSDTDATGTLKKTKKWDLDDEDVTSSEGDKPRQMGRRSLRTNSGTDHDQHEEDGTAIDEPAQAHVQGQAPDVTDTANRAAYNQPPSPETDEEPQHSSTLHQQYSPTFSGADSRNSSMNYQPNAAAQNRFGGVPVLPNNTQFFNRPPSNIPTGATSLPIRQAPTAAPITNTAMPLTQDNGLPSPPYAASPTPSVQRSTEV, encoded by the exons atgcGTTTCAAAATCCTGCTAGCATTCGTGCTAGCCTGTGTCTTGTCGACATCAGTCATTGGAAGCGAGAATTATTCTTCGGAGCTCGACACCGATTCTCAGGCAATTGATCCCAAATTCAAGGTGTCTAACGATGCCGAGCTCGTTGAAATGATACCAGAGATCGTGCAGGAACAAGTGAAACCAACGACTACGACCTCCCCAAGGCCAACAACAAAGACCACAACACAAAAGACAAAACCGCCGAGCCCGATTTCTCCACGCCCTAACAATGGTGTGACACCTAGAAATCAAACAAAAAGCTTCCTGGAAACGGCCGGAGCCTTGAAGGTTAGCGAGGATTTCTATCTCGGCGAGTTGGGCTTCGATATCAGCGACGACAACGGATATGACTGGT CTAATCCCAATAATCCTGTGGCTCCACCAGTTATACCATCCCACGCTGCCGGCGGTTACGTCATTACCTCGCAGCGCTTACAGGAGATTCGTTCGAATCTAATGTACTGGTACTTTGACAAGGACACGAATGGCGGGCGCGGTGATTATCAGTACGACATACATGCCTCCATGACACAGTTGCATAAAAATTTGAACTTTCGTCTACCATTCTTTGGCTTCGTCTACAATTACACTCGA CTCTCGCTCAATGGCTATTTGGAGTTTTCCGATCCACCAGAGTATCTGACATATCCTCTGGTATTTCCCATAAAGGATTGGCCGAAGCGTCGTGATCCCTCTTTTATTGGTATATGGTTTTCCAAATGCCGCGTGGGACGCATATATCCGACAGACATAGATCAGCGCACACCTGGCGTGTACTTCCG TCTCGAACGTGATTTGATTACTCGCACGGACCGTTTCGGCGTCGAGGTGCGTGAGCGCACCATGTGGGACATACGAGAGGGCGTCGTGGGCGCAGAGACGTTCATACCGAAACATGTTCTTATCGCAACATGGAAGAACGTTTCATTCGCCGGTGGCATCGACAACGCGCTTTTCACG ACAAATACTTTCCAAATGGTTTTGGCCACCGACGAAGTCTACACATATGCCATATACAACTACGATTTGCTGAAATGGTCTTCGAACACCGAGGCAGGCGGTGATACAACCACTGGTGAGGGCGGTGTACCGGCTTTT GTGGGATTCAATGCAGGCAACGGTACGCGGTCCTACGAGTACACGCCCTATAGCCAGCAGATGGTGATACGTGACTTGACGGGGCGTGGTTGGGGCAATGGCTTCCCGGGCCGCCATCTCTTCCGTATAGATGAGCAAATCTTAATTGGTTCCTGTAATAAGGATATCG ATGCTTCGCATTTGCCGTTGACCTTTGCGCCCGAAGCCGGTAATATGTTGGGCGGCACTGTGGTCAACATCACTGGTCCCTGCTTTGATCCGAAGAAACGCGTTACATGCCATTTCGATACCGAAGATGTGCTGGGCACTTATGTGAATACAAATCGTGTTATCTGTGTGCAACCGTTCTTGAAAGCCGAAGGTTGGGTGCGCTTCGAAATTTCAATTGGCAATCAGCGCTTCAAATGGCGCGGCAGATATTTTGTAG AAACCCCCGCTTTAGCAACGGAGAAGATTTTCTTCGAAACCGAAGACGTCCACAAGAAATCACCCGACCAGATACAAATCAGCTGGGATCCTTATAACTTAACCTCAAACGGCAACGCCAATATAATGATATCACTTTGGGGATACCGCGAAGTTACCATATA TCCGCAACTGGAGTATATTGACTCAATCGAGACTGGCCTAACCAACACCGGCTCCTATGTGATTTATCCGAAAAATTATGTCAACCGCAATAATTACAACAACGATCTGCAATTCGGTTTCCTGCAAATAAATCTAACGAATCCAGAGCAGTATTCCGGCCTGAAGATTAGTCC AACGCTCTGGTCACGTCCCATCCCTCTGGGCTGGTATTTCAATAAGCAATGGGAGCGCAAGCACGGACTGCGTTGGCCTGAGGCGCTGTGTGAGAATTGGGTACGAAATGACCGCTATTTGAG AACGTTCACTGGGGACTTGCCGCTTTGTCCGTGCACACTGGAGCAGGCCGTTTATGACAAAGGACGATACCGACCAGATAAAGAGTGTGACAAGGACTCGAATCCGACATGTTTGCGGCACAAAAACGCCATACATTGCGTCGTCAGTGGAAATCCGGT CGCGGAAGGCGCCGAACAACAGTGTTGCTACGATCGCTATGGTTTCCTGATGTTAACACAGGATCAAGTGTGGGGCTCCCGGCCTCGACGTAATCATAATCTTGGTAAAATGCCTTGGAATGAGGCTGGTAAGGTGCCGACGCTTTCTAATTGGTTCCACGATATGCGTCCGTGGTACTCCTGTTGTCATTGGCAGAAGGAGCAGTCTGTAAATTGCGAAACTTTCCGCTTTGAACGTCGACCCACACAAGACTGCGTTGGCTATCAAGCGCCTGGTGTATCTGGAGTCTTCGGTGATCCACACTTCATTACTTTTGATGGCACGCAATATACTTTTAATGGCTTAGGTGAGTTTGTCTTGTCGCGTAGTGTGGCCGCTGATCGTCGCTTCGAGGTGCAGGGTCGTTTTGAGCAGGTGCCCAAAAACCAGTATGGTGCTGTGATGGCTACCCAGTTGACCGCTATGGCGATGCGTGGCaatacgacaacaacaattgaaGTGCGACTGCGGCCGAAATTTGCTCGTTGGCGCTATGCCCTGGATGTGTTGGCCGATGGGCGGCGTATTTATTTCGATCGGGAGAGCATGCGGTTTCAGCATTTTGATGGTGTCACCGTTTACACGCCCACTTATCTCCTCAATCAATCCCAAGTTGTCGTGATGTTCGATTCAGGCGTAGGTGTGGAAGTTGTTGAGAATGAAGGCTTCATGACGGGGCGAGTCTATTTGCCGTGGGATTTCATT AATAAAACAGCAGGATTATTCGGCAATTGGTCATTCAATGCTTTGGATGACTTTGCGTTACCCGACGGTACAGTGGCCAACTtgaatctgaacaatttccagCAGATTTACTACGATTTCGGTCTGAAGTGGATGTTGGCTGATCGCAATATTCCGGGTGTAGGAACGGCTCTATTCTCACGTGAAAATGGACGAACTGCCAGCTATTATTCGAATGCTTCATTTGTGCCGAACTTTGTAAAAGAGCCGCAGGACTTCTTGCCCTCGAACCGATCGTATGACGTGGAGCGTGCGGAGGAGTTATGTGGCGAAAGTTATCAATGTCGCTATGACTACGGCATGACCTTGAATACGGATATGGCGCATTTCACCAAGAATTACTACGACAGTTTAGTGAACATAAGAAATTTGAATTCAAA GCGCGTAGTTTCGTGTGGCGTTCTGGAGACTCCTCGCTTTGGACGCAAGTTGAGTTTTGACTTCATGCCAGGCGCCAAGATTGCATTCGAGTGTAATGAGGGATTCGTGCTGATGGGCGATCAGCGTCGTGAATGCATGGCTAACGGCCTTTGGAATGTTCCTGAGTATGGCTACACCTACTGTTTGC GTGAGGTATTCTATACACGTCGTGTCGCTTTTATTGCCATCGCCATTATTGTGTGCGTCATATGTCCGCTGATGATATGCATTGTTTGCGGAATTTACCGGTTCCGTCAGAAACAACTCAAGGAAGATCCCGCTTGGCAGATGACCATACCACGTTCGCGTGCTTCGTCACGTTCTAACTTGCGTCAGCTGAGTGGACCGGACGACGATAGCGATACGGATGCAACAGGCACACTCAAGAAAA CTAAGAAATGGGATCTGGATGACGAGGATGTGACCTCATCCGAAG GTGACAAGCCGCGTCAAATGGGCAGACGGTCGTTGCGCACCAATTCGGGCACTGACCACGATCAACACGAAGAGGACGGCACAGCCATAGATGAGCCGGCCCAAGCCCATGTGCAGGGACAGGCGCCCGATGTGACGGATACAGCAAACCGAGCCGCTTATAATCAGCCACCATCACCCGAGACGGACGAGGAGCCACAGCATAGCAGCACCTTGCATCAGCAATACAGTCCGACATTTAGTGGCGCCGATAGTCGCAACAGTTCCATGAATTACCAACCGAATGCAGCAGCACAGAATCGCTTTGGCGGAGTGCCGGTCTTACCCAATAACACACAGTTCTTCAATCGCCCGCCATCCAATATACCGACGGGTGCAACGTCTTTGCCGATACGCCAAGCGCCGACTGCAGCGCCGATAACGAATACGGCCATGCCACTGACACAAGATAACGGCTTACCGTCGCCTCCATATGCCGCCTCACCCACACCATCGGTGCAGCGTTCGACCGAGGTGTGA